GGGACGTTTCGTGGTCCCCGACGACTTCGACGAGCCCCAGGACGAGGGTCTGCTGCGCATGTTCGAGGGAAACGACTAGGACCGGTGTGAGCATACGGGCCAGGAGGTAACGGATGGCAGTCTTCCCGTTCGAGTACAGCAATCCGCGCGTGGAGCGCATCGTTTTCGGCCGTGGAGTGGTGAAGCAGTTGGCGGAGGAGGTCCGGCGCCTGGACGCGGAGCGCGTGTTCGTGGTGACCTCGCCCTCCATCGCCAAGACGTACCTGTTGGACGCGGTGCGGTCGGCCCTTGGCGACCTCTGCGTCGGCGTCTTCGACACGGTGCAGCCGCATTCGCCCACGGACTCCATCGCGGTGGCGGCGAAGCAGGCCACGGATGCGGCGGCGGACGCGTTCGTCAGCGTCGGCGGCGGCAGCTCCATCGACACGGCCAAGGGCATGGCCGCGCTGATGGCGGAAGGCCGTCCACTGAAGGACCTGGCCACCCACTTCATCCCGCCGGACAAGAAGGAAGTGCCGCCCATGCCGGCGCCCAAGATGCCGCACATCGCCATCCCGACCACCTTCTCCGGCGGCGAGTACAGCTATTCCGCGGGGTTGGCCGAAGGGGGGTACAAGCTCATCCTGGCCGATCCCAAGATGTCGCCGCGCACGGTCATGCTGGACCCGGAGGCGGCGCAGACCGCGCCAGCCAAGCTCCTGGCGGCTTCGGGCATGAACGCCCTGGCCCACTGTGTGGAAGCCGTCTACTCGACCCAGACCCAGATCCTGAGCCAGGCCTATTGCCTCGCGGCCATCGGGCCCATCACCACCTACCTGCCGCGGCTGGTGGCGGACATGAACGACCTCGATGCCATCGGCGAGATGCAGGTGGCCGCCACCCTCTCCAGCATGGGCGTCTACAGCGCCTGGACCGGCATCCATCACGGCATCGTGCACGTCATCGGCGGCCGCTTCACCGTACCCCACGCCAACATCCACGCGTTGATGCTGCCCTACGCCATGCGCTGGAACCTGGACGGCACCACCGAGGCCATGGCGCGCATGGCCCGGGTCATGGGGGTCGACGAGCCGGACGAGGTCAAGGCCGCCGCCCAGGCGCCGGAGGTGGTGTACGGCATGAACGTGAAGATGGGGCTGCCGCTGCGGCTCCGGGACCTGGACATCCCGCGCGACGCGCTCCCGTCCCTGGCCGAGGCCGCGCTGGACGACATCAGCACCCACAACAACCCCAAGAAGATCCACTCGCCGTCACAGGTGCTGGAGTGCCTGGAGATGGCCTGGTAGGCGCCTGTCATGAAAATCGCGGTGTTGCCCGACAACCTGATCGACCGCATCGCCGCCGGCGAGGTGGTGGAGCGGCCGGCGTCCGTGGTCAAGGAACTGTTGGACAACGCCCTTGACGCCGGCGCCACGGAAATCTCCGTGCTGGTGGAAGGCAACGGCACCTCTCTCATCCGGGTGAGCGACGACGGCGAGGGGATGGCACCGGAAGACGTTCCCCTGGCCTTCGAGCGCCATTCCACCAGCAAGATCAAGGACGAGACCGACCTCGCGGGCATCGCCACCATGGGGTTCCGCGGCGAGGCGCTGCCCAGCATCGCCTCGGTGGCCGTGGTGGAGATGGTGTCGCGCCCCGCGTCCGAGGAGGCGGGCTGCCGCTACCGGGTGGAGAACGGCCGCAAG
The genomic region above belongs to Deltaproteobacteria bacterium and contains:
- a CDS encoding iron-containing alcohol dehydrogenase family protein, producing MAVFPFEYSNPRVERIVFGRGVVKQLAEEVRRLDAERVFVVTSPSIAKTYLLDAVRSALGDLCVGVFDTVQPHSPTDSIAVAAKQATDAAADAFVSVGGGSSIDTAKGMAALMAEGRPLKDLATHFIPPDKKEVPPMPAPKMPHIAIPTTFSGGEYSYSAGLAEGGYKLILADPKMSPRTVMLDPEAAQTAPAKLLAASGMNALAHCVEAVYSTQTQILSQAYCLAAIGPITTYLPRLVADMNDLDAIGEMQVAATLSSMGVYSAWTGIHHGIVHVIGGRFTVPHANIHALMLPYAMRWNLDGTTEAMARMARVMGVDEPDEVKAAAQAPEVVYGMNVKMGLPLRLRDLDIPRDALPSLAEAALDDISTHNNPKKIHSPSQVLECLEMAW